The following proteins are co-located in the Apium graveolens cultivar Ventura chromosome 5, ASM990537v1, whole genome shotgun sequence genome:
- the LOC141661166 gene encoding uncharacterized protein LOC141661166 — MDRDSGVEIGETLTPFSHSLEAIPRQRDLKHYNFDSFDGLGDPEEHLNYFEQIAQIYYYNDLTKSRFFASTLKGGAQRWFRRIPSRSIHSWKEFRTSFLRRFRANKMHKMHMCHLETIRQHDNESISAYMRRFQEAINKVSILDEREALSIFRRNLDLEHNERYIVKLINKEPQSLAAVYSMAARFIKETDVLQAMRMTRNGGSRSKNTDDRLKRGLPSGQEVQAKPKRPRETNYSGFSETRS, encoded by the coding sequence ATGGACAGAGACTCAGGAGTAGAAATTGGAGAAACATTAACTCCTTTCAGCCACTCCTTGGAGGCCATTCCCCGGCAGCGGGATTTGAAACACTACAACTTTGACTCCTTTGACGGTCTGGGAGATCCGGAAGAACACCTGAACTACTTTGAGCAGATCGCGCAAATATATTactacaatgacttgacgaaatcaaggttcttcgcTTCAACTCTCAAGGGAGGGGCCCAGAGATGGTTCAGAAGAATCCCCTCCCGCAGCATCCATAGTTGGAAGGAGTTTCGCACTTCCTTCCTTCGGAGATTTCGGGCAAATAAAATGCATaaaatgcacatgtgtcacctggagacaatccgACAGCATGACAATGAATCTATCTCTGCATATATGCGCCGGTTCCAGGAAGCAATTAACAAAGTCTCGATTTTGGATGAGCGGGAGGCCTTGAGCATTTTCAGGAGAAACTTGGACCTAGAGCACAATGAGAGATATATCGTAAAACTGATCAATAAGGAGCCACAAAGTCTGGCAGCAGTTTACTCCATGGCTGCCAGATTCATAAAGGAAACCGATGTGCTCCAGGCAATGAGGATGACCCGGAATGGGGGGTCCAGGAGTAAGAACACTGATGACCGACTgaaaagggggttaccatcaggacaagAAGTTCAAGCAAAACCAAAAAGGCCAAGAGAGACAAACTACTCTGGTTTTTCAGAGACTCGGTCCTAA
- the LOC141659316 gene encoding cellulose synthase-like protein G2, protein MVDSETEQGKQKKKMSSLPLHSSRVHKLSAIINISHTFIHFIALALLIYYRLSSFLYTNSNKTVKPPFLPWLLTFLSELILSLLWILHQPYGWRPLSRTTFPENLPEDDKLPGLDVFVCTADPVKEPPLNVMNTVISAMALDYPPEKLSVYLSDDGGSSVTLHAIREAWRFAKPWIRFCRRYGIKTRCPELYFAAEDGGDHGGYDDFSKDRENIKRMYEQFAESLEKAGSACIEEDNHARLGQTHPPFVEIIRDNDFNNTADGNVKMPLVAYVSREKRIDYPHHFKAGALNVLLRVSGIISNSPYILVLDCDMYVNDASSARQAMCFHLDQRITSSLAFVQFPQRFHNISNNDIYGSALKPVFELKWPGLDGLRGPLMSGTCYYIKRKALYGNGLEEKGTEISELKCALGMSNEFLKSLGKNIYKCNDMYSEKSMDTLIPETKLLASCLYEENTQWGQQEGFMYLSVVEDYFTGFTLHCKGRKSVFCNPSNPAFLGTATTNLNDTLVQGTRWTLGLLEVVFSRFCPLIYGPSRMPILQAMCYQHLAFQPFYCLPVFLLATIPQLCLLNHIQLYPEVSSPWFTVFSLVFISSLLKYLTDIVLAGGTIQMWWNEWRMWMIKSVTSYFYGTLNGFRNWLGMKKAYFTLTTKVANEEQFERYLKGKFDFQASPTILYPMVSLVILNLVSFTWGFASVIVSGGWRQMFGQIFLSFHVVIVGYPIIEGMILRCDNGRIPGSVTLPCFVLVMMYLSFGSLVLMYVK, encoded by the exons ATGGTAGACTCAGAAACAGAACAAGGAAAGCAGAAGAAAAAGATGAGCTCTCTTCCTCTTCATAGCTCCAGAGTGCACAAACTCTCAGCCATTATCAACATCTCACATACCTTCATTCACTTTATTGCTTTAGCCCTTCTAATATATTACAGGCTCTCTTCATTTCTTTACACCAACAGCAATAAAACAGTAAAACCTCCTTTTTTACCATGGCTTCTAACATTTTTATCAGAACTCATTCTTTCTCTTCTCTGGATTCTTCATCAACCTTACGGATGGCGTCCTCTTTCCCGTACTACCTTCCCCGAGAACTTACCAGAAGACGATAAGCTTCCGGGACTCGATGTTTTTGTATGCACTGCTGATCCTGTGAAGGAGCCTCCCTTGAATGTTATGAACACTGTTATATCTGCTATGGCTCTGGACTATCCACCAGAGAAGTTGTCAGTGTATTTATCCGATGATGGAGGATCTTCGGTTACGTTGCATGCGATTAGAGAGGCCTGGAGGTTTGCTAAGCCATGGATACGGTTTTGTAGAAGGTATGGAATTAAGACTAGGTGTCCTGAGCTTTATTTTGCTGCTGAGGATGGTGGTGATCACGGTGGCTATGATGACTTCTCTAAAGATAGAGAAAATATTAAG AGAATGTATGAGCAATTTGCTGAAAGTTTGGAGAAAGCTGGATCAGCTTGTATAGAAGAAGACAATCATGCCAGACTTGGCCAGACTCACCCCCCTTTTGTCGAG ATAATACGTGATAATGACTTTAACAACACTGCAGATGGAAATGTAAAGATGCCTCTTGTTGCCTATGTTTCTCGAGAGAAAAGGATTGATTATCCACATCATTTCAAAGCAGGAGCCTTAAATGTTCTG CTTAGGGTATCGGGTATTATAAGCAATTCACCATACATTTTAGTACTGGACTGTGACATGTACGTGAATGATGCAAGCTCTGCAAGACAAGCAATGTGCTTTCACCTTGATCAAAGAATCACTTCTTCACTGGCTTTCGTTCAATTTCCTCAGAGATTCCACAACATCAGTAACAATGACATCTATGGCTCTGCTTTGAAACCAGTATTTGAG TTAAAATGGCCTGGACTTGATGGACTCAGAGGACCATTGATGTCTGGAACATGCTATTACATTAAAAGGAAGGCACTTTACGGAAATGGTCTGGAAGAAAAGG GCACAGAAATATCCGAGCTCAAGTGCGCTCTTGGTATGTCTAACGAATTCCTTAAATCACTTGGAAAGAATATCTACAAATGCAACGACATGTACAGTGAGAAGTCAATGGACACGTTGATACCGGAAACCAAGTTACTTGCCTCTTGTCTATATGAAGAGAACACACAATGGGGTCAACAG GAGGGATTCATGTATTTATCTGTCGTAGAAGATTACTTTACTGGATTTACCTTGCACTGCAAAGGAAGGAAGTCAGTTTTTTGCAATCCTTCGAATCCAGCATTCTTAGGAACTGCTACAACCAATTTAAACGACACATTAGTTCAAGGGACTCGATGGACTTTAGGCCTGCTTGAGGTAGTTTTTTCAAGATTCTGCCCTTTGATATATGGACCATCTAGAATGCCGATTCTTCAAGCAATGTGTTATCAACACTTAGCATTTCAGCCCTTCTATTGTCTACCAGTGTTTCTTTTAGCTACCATCCCCCAGCTCTGTCTCTTAAATCATATCCAATTATATCCAGAG GTTTCAAGTCCATGGTTCACTGTATTTTCACTTGTTTTCATATCTTCATTATTGAAATACTTAACGGACATAGTCCTTGCTGGAGGAACAATTCAGATGTGGTGGAACGAATGGCGTATGTGGATGATTAAATCAGTTACATCTTATTTCTACGGCACTTTAAATGGATTCAGGAATTGGCTAGGTATGAAGAAAGCCTATTTCACATTAACTACTAAAGTCGCTAATGAAGAACAATTTGAGAGATACCTAAAGGGAAAATTTGATTTCCAAGCATCACCTACGATACTTTACCCAATGGTAAGTTTAGTGATACTGAATTTAGTGTCCTTCACTTGGGGATTTGCAAGTGTGATTGTTTCAGGAGGATGGCGCCAAATGTTTGGACAAATTTTCCTGTCATTTCATGTCGTAATCGTGGGTTATCCGATCATAGAAGGGATGATATTACGCTGTGACAATGGCAGGATCCCTGGTTCTGTTACCTTACCATGTTTTGTTTTGGTTATGATGTACTTGTCTTTTGGTTCCCTTGTTCTCATGTATGTCAAATGA